In Acidianus brierleyi, one genomic interval encodes:
- a CDS encoding PaREP1 family protein — MLNLGTSADIYLKEGDEFLNKNDLVQASEKYYKAAEEAIKILAIILRLKYIEKEVSKEGWNTRILNDAVFLISEKIDEKIPIYWASALSLITVNLSKEVIEDLKKDIEELVKIADREYNAILEGRGRIP, encoded by the coding sequence ATGTTAAATCTAGGAACTTCAGCAGACATTTATCTTAAGGAAGGGGACGAATTCCTTAACAAAAACGATCTAGTTCAAGCAAGCGAAAAATACTACAAAGCAGCAGAAGAAGCAATAAAAATACTAGCTATAATATTAAGACTAAAATACATAGAGAAGGAGGTTTCAAAAGAAGGTTGGAATACTAGAATACTTAACGATGCAGTATTTTTAATTTCGGAAAAAATTGATGAGAAGATACCAATTTATTGGGCTTCTGCTCTATCTTTAATAACAGTAAACTTAAGTAAAGAAGTAATAGAAGATCTTAAAAAAGACATAGAAGAGTTGGTTAAAATTGCAGATAGAGAATATAATGCAATTCTTGAAGGAAGGGGACGAATTCCTTAA
- a CDS encoding SWIM zinc finger family protein has translation MRKWWAWEFGESIRKNTDHARAQRGREYAQNGAVKKIEINPGKISAEVLGTTMYKVTIYGSTIPIDEKEKIINIIHQKGYLSSIISSEIPKELKKDLEKENIHLIPQKLGFNCTCPDYKRPCKHIYAVQKVLNDMMSYDPFILFKFLGIEKEHIILGNQENELLKEYHQPKISVKDFQKKYTFSYREFSSVEPWNQFKENSETIRKIYHVIMNNAEKKLIDI, from the coding sequence ATGAGAAAATGGTGGGCCTGGGAATTCGGTGAAAGTATAAGAAAAAATACCGATCATGCAAGAGCACAGAGGGGTAGAGAATATGCACAAAACGGAGCAGTTAAAAAAATTGAAATAAATCCAGGCAAGATTAGTGCAGAAGTTTTAGGCACAACGATGTATAAAGTTACAATCTATGGAAGTACCATCCCTATTGATGAGAAAGAGAAGATTATAAATATAATTCATCAGAAAGGCTATCTGTCTTCTATAATATCATCCGAAATTCCTAAAGAGTTAAAAAAAGACCTTGAAAAGGAAAACATTCACTTAATTCCACAAAAATTAGGATTCAACTGTACATGTCCAGATTATAAAAGGCCATGTAAACACATATATGCAGTGCAAAAAGTCCTAAATGATATGATGTCTTATGATCCTTTTATTCTCTTTAAATTTCTCGGAATAGAGAAGGAACATATTATTTTAGGTAATCAAGAGAACGAGCTTTTAAAGGAATATCATCAACCCAAGATTTCTGTAAAAGATTTTCAAAAGAAATATACTTTTTCTTATAGAGAGTTCTCGAGTGTGGAACCATGGAATCAGTTTAAGGAAAACAGTGAAACTATAAGGAAAATATATCATGTAATCATGAATAATGCCGAGAAAAAGTTAATAGACATCTAG
- a CDS encoding sulfite exporter TauE/SafE family protein, translated as MISIEITPIEYILSIIAGLIVGFSLGLIGGGGSILAVPLLLYFVGLGYLYPQGTPQSNEIDHLVIGTTALAVGLNAYINSFMHFKKGDVKVKQGILFTVPGIVGSFIGASLGLLVHGSSLLFFFGILMIVVAVLMWRNKGKPARPVDDVMKEIESSCKIRYDRILPTGFAVGLLSGFFGIGGGFLIVPGLIFSAGLCMLRAVGTSLIAVGTFGVVSAIRYTMAGEISVLISLLYLAGGVAGGYLGTKVATSIPRGMLRKIFAIIIILVAIYLMYQNIGGLFKII; from the coding sequence ATGATATCCATAGAAATTACACCAATAGAATATATACTCTCTATAATAGCTGGACTAATTGTCGGATTTAGCTTAGGTCTAATAGGTGGAGGAGGTTCTATTCTTGCTGTTCCTCTCCTTCTATATTTTGTTGGTCTGGGATACTTATATCCTCAAGGTACTCCTCAATCTAACGAGATAGATCATTTAGTTATAGGCACTACTGCATTAGCTGTTGGACTTAATGCGTACATAAACTCCTTTATGCATTTTAAAAAAGGTGATGTAAAGGTAAAACAAGGTATACTATTTACTGTACCTGGTATAGTAGGGTCATTTATAGGAGCTAGTCTTGGATTATTGGTTCATGGTTCTTCTTTATTGTTCTTTTTCGGTATACTAATGATAGTAGTTGCTGTACTTATGTGGAGAAATAAAGGAAAACCTGCAAGGCCAGTAGATGACGTTATGAAAGAAATAGAATCTTCATGTAAAATAAGGTATGATAGAATTCTTCCAACTGGATTTGCTGTAGGATTGCTTTCAGGATTTTTTGGGATAGGTGGCGGTTTTCTTATAGTTCCAGGACTAATTTTCAGTGCAGGATTGTGTATGCTTAGAGCAGTAGGCACATCGTTGATTGCCGTAGGGACTTTTGGTGTAGTAAGCGCAATAAGATATACAATGGCTGGAGAAATAAGCGTTCTAATTTCTTTATTGTATTTAGCAGGAGGAGTAGCTGGTGGTTATTTAGGAACAAAAGTTGCTACTTCTATACCTAGAGGAATGCTTAGAAAAATATTTGCAATAATAATAATATTGGTCGCAATCTACCTAATGTATCAGAATATTGGAGGATTATTTAAGATAATTTAA
- a CDS encoding PaREP1 family protein, which translates to MQFLKEGDEFLNKNDLVQASEKYYKAAEEAIKILSNKNNIKVLSKVKKFDRWRSEFLFEASLELSANYSIIKDIWKSAWILHVEGFHETRLTKEKVTFYGNIVKNLYNIIK; encoded by the coding sequence ATGCAATTCTTGAAGGAAGGGGACGAATTCCTTAACAAAAACGATCTAGTTCAAGCAAGCGAAAAATACTACAAAGCAGCAGAAGAAGCAATAAAAATACTATCAAATAAAAATAACATTAAAGTACTTTCTAAAGTTAAAAAATTTGATAGATGGAGATCAGAGTTTTTATTTGAAGCATCGTTAGAGCTCTCTGCCAATTATTCTATAATAAAAGATATATGGAAAAGTGCTTGGATACTTCACGTTGAAGGATTCCATGAAACTAGATTAACTAAAGAGAAAGTAACATTTTATGGAAATATAGTTAAAAATCTTTATAATATTATAAAATAG
- a CDS encoding PEP/pyruvate-binding domain-containing protein — MYTYNLDEVSANMVSYVGRKAAYLGDLYHYNINVPEGFVITKSAFQEFLNKIKGKINNELRNVDLNDLNDLNERFQRIKEIIEKEEIPEEIENEIKIKLHGLSSEFFAVRPTVTSSLSGHTFAGEMETYLYISKEDVPHFIKMAWSSYFNPRSLSYRISTGEDPLPAVIVQEMINPRSAGTAFTLHPVTKDPKMIVIESSWGLGEAVTKGVVTPDRFIIPKYQRVVTEKFISDKIVKFVFDENERLIRKIEMDEEERKSPSITDDEAVKIANTAIKIEEIFSKPVNIEWAISDNRIYVLEVRGINTVIEGV, encoded by the coding sequence ATGTATACGTATAACTTAGATGAAGTATCTGCAAACATGGTAAGCTATGTAGGAAGAAAAGCGGCCTACTTAGGAGACTTATATCATTATAACATAAATGTTCCTGAAGGTTTTGTAATAACAAAATCTGCATTTCAAGAGTTTTTAAATAAAATTAAAGGAAAAATTAATAATGAGCTAAGAAATGTTGATTTAAATGATTTAAATGATTTAAATGAAAGATTTCAGAGAATAAAAGAAATAATAGAAAAAGAAGAAATTCCAGAAGAAATAGAAAATGAGATTAAAATTAAACTTCATGGACTTTCCTCAGAATTTTTTGCTGTTAGGCCTACAGTAACTTCAAGTCTTTCTGGACATACTTTTGCGGGTGAGATGGAAACTTATCTTTACATAAGTAAAGAGGACGTTCCTCATTTTATAAAAATGGCCTGGTCAAGTTACTTTAATCCAAGATCATTATCATACCGTATTTCAACGGGCGAAGATCCATTACCTGCAGTTATTGTTCAAGAAATGATAAATCCTAGAAGTGCTGGGACTGCTTTTACACTACATCCAGTAACTAAAGATCCTAAAATGATAGTTATAGAATCTAGTTGGGGGTTAGGAGAAGCAGTTACTAAAGGTGTTGTAACTCCAGATAGATTTATCATACCTAAATACCAAAGAGTAGTAACTGAAAAATTTATTTCAGATAAAATAGTAAAATTTGTTTTTGACGAGAATGAGAGACTAATAAGAAAAATAGAAATGGACGAAGAAGAAAGAAAATCCCCTAGTATTACAGACGATGAAGCCGTTAAAATAGCAAATACTGCAATAAAAATTGAGGAAATTTTCTCTAAACCAGTTAACATAGAGTGGGCAATTAGTGATAACAGAATCTATGTATTAGAAGTGAGAGGTATAAATACGGTTATAGAAGGAGTTTAG
- a CDS encoding metal-sulfur cluster assembly factor, with amino-acid sequence MSSKINVDEWRKKILEGLTQVYDPEIPVDVVNLGLIYELKISDDGDVYVRLGLTAPGCPVIDDLVYTVEQVIKESVPAKSVNVDVDLDTPWSPLKMSAEGREKFKKMYGYDIVEMWVQTYGMPQESGQQQ; translated from the coding sequence ATGTCAAGCAAAATTAACGTAGATGAATGGAGAAAAAAAATTCTAGAAGGTCTAACTCAAGTTTATGATCCTGAGATTCCTGTAGATGTCGTAAATCTTGGATTAATTTATGAATTGAAAATTAGCGACGATGGAGACGTTTATGTTAGACTAGGTTTAACAGCTCCAGGCTGCCCAGTTATTGACGATTTAGTTTACACAGTTGAGCAAGTTATTAAGGAAAGTGTTCCTGCTAAAAGTGTTAATGTAGATGTTGACTTAGATACTCCTTGGTCTCCACTAAAGATGTCTGCTGAAGGCAGAGAGAAATTTAAGAAAATGTATGGTTATGACATTGTTGAAATGTGGGTACAAACTTATGGAATGCCACAAGAATCTGGACAACAACAATAA